A window from Rhinolophus sinicus isolate RSC01 linkage group LG01, ASM3656204v1, whole genome shotgun sequence encodes these proteins:
- the CMKLR2 gene encoding chemerin-like receptor 2 has protein sequence MEDLEETLFEDFENYSYSLEYYSPEPDLEEKVPLEAVHWISLVLYCLVFVLGIPGNAIVIWFTGFKWKKTVTTLWFLNLAVADFIFLLFLPLHISYVAMNFHWSFGLWLCKANSFIAQLNMFASVFFLMVISLDRYIQLIHPVVSHRHRILRSSRIVIILVWLLASLLGGPALYFRDTLEFNNHTVCYNNFHKHDRDLALMRHHVLTWVKFIFGYLFPLLTMSICYLCLIFKVKKRSILVSSKYSWTILAVVMAFLICWTPYHLFSIWELTIHHSSHFNQVLEAGIPLSTALAFLNSCLNPILYVLISKKFQARFQASVAEILKYTLWEVSCSGTVSEQLRNSETKNPCLLETAQ, from the coding sequence ATGGAAGATCTAGAGGAAACATTATTTGAAGACTTTGAGAACTACTCCTATTCCCTGGAATATTACTCCCCAGAGCCTGATTTGGAGGAGAAGGTCCCCCTGGAAGCTGTCCACTGGATTTCCCTGGTGTTATACTGTTTGGTATTTGTTCTGGGTATTCCTGGAAATGCCATTGTCATTTGGTTCACGGGTTTCAAGTGGAAGAAGACAGTTACCACTCTCTGGTTCCTAAATCTAGCTGTTGcggatttcatttttctcctcttcctgcccCTGCATATCTCCTATGTGGCCATGAATTTCCACTGGTCCTTTGGCCTCTGGTTGTGCAAGGCCAATTCCTTCATTGCCCAGTTGAACATGTTTGCCAGTGTTTTTTTCCTGATGGTTATCAGCCTGGACCGCTATATCCAATTGATCCATCCTGTCGTATCTCATCGGCACCGAATCCTAAGGAGCTCCCGGATAGTTATTATACTTGTTTGGCTCTTGGCTTCTCTCCTGGGTGGTCCTGCCCTATACTTCCGGGACACTCTGGAGTTCAATAACCACACTGTTTGCTATAACAATTTCCATAAGCATGACCGTGACCTCGCATTGATGAGGCACCATGTTCTGACCTgggtgaaatttatttttgggTATCTCTTCCCTTTACTAACAATGAGCATTTGCTATTTGTGTCTCATCTTCAAGGTGAAGAAGCGAAGCATCCTGGTCTCCAGTAAGTATTCTTGGACCATCCTGGCTGTAGTCATGGCCTTTTTGATTTGCTGGACTCCTTATCACCTGTTTAGCATTTGGGAGCTCACGATTCACCACAGTAGCCATTTCAACCAGGTACTGGAGGCCGGAATCCCCCTCTCTACTGCCTTAGCATTCCTCAATAGTTGCTTGAACCCCATCCTTTATGTCCTAATTAGTAAGAAGTTCCAGGCACGCTTTCAGGCCTCGGTTGCTGAGATACTTAAGTACACATTGTGGGAAGTCAGCTGTTCTGGCACGGTGAGTGAACAGCTCAGGAACTCTGAAACCAAGAACCCGTGTCTCCTGGAAACAGCCCAGTGA
- the EEF1B2 gene encoding elongation factor 1-beta, whose product MGFGDLKSPAGLQVLNDYLADKSYIEGYVPSQADVAVFEAVSGPPPANLYHALRWYNHIKSFEKEKASLPGVKKALGKYGPANVEDTTGSGATDNKDDDDIDLFGSDDEEESEEAKKLREERLAQYESKKAKKPALVAKSSILLDVKPWDDETDMAKLEECVRSIQADGLVWGSSKLVPVGYGIKKLQIQCVVEDDKVGTDMLEEQITAFEDYVQSMDVAAFNKI is encoded by the exons ATGGGTTTTGGAGACCTGAAAAGCCCTGCCGGACTCCAGGTGCTCAACGACTACCTGGCGGACAAGAGCTACATCGAGGG GTATGTGCCATCACAAGCAGACGTGGCAGTATTTGAAGCAGTCTCCGGCCCACCACCTGCCAACTTATATCATGCCCTGCGTTGGTATAATCACATCAAGtcttttgaaaaggaaaaggcCAG CCTGCCTGGAGTGAAGAAAGCTTTGGGCAAGTATGGTCCCGCTAATGTGGAAGACACCACAGGAAGTGGAGCTACAGATAATAAAGATGATGATGACATTGATCTCTTTGGATCTGATGATGAGGAG GAAAGTGAAGAAGCGAAGAAGCTAAGAGAAGAGCGCCTTGCACAGTATGAGTCAAAGAAAGCCAAAA AACCTGCACTTGTTGCCAAGTCTTCCATCTTATTAGATGTCAAACCTTGGGATGACGAGACAGATATGGCAAAATTAGAGGAGTGCGTCAGGAGCATTCAAGCAGACGGCTTGGTCTGGGGCTCTT CTAAACTAGTTCCTGTGGGGTATGGAATTAAAAAACTTCAAATACAGTGTGTAGTAGAAGACGATAAAGTTGGAACAGACATGCTGGAGGAGCAGATCACTGCTTTTGAGGACTATGTGCAGTCCATGGACGTGGCTGCTTTCAACAAGATCTAA